A portion of the Cyanobacteria bacterium QS_8_64_29 genome contains these proteins:
- a CDS encoding NAD(P) transhydrogenase subunit alpha: protein MSATALISSLFVFVLAAFVGFEVITKVPPTLHTPLMSGANAISGITLLGAVLIAGSDGSSLASGLGFAAVVLATINVVGGFLVTDRMLQMFKK from the coding sequence ATGAGTGCAACGGCCCTCATTAGCAGCCTGTTCGTTTTTGTCCTCGCCGCTTTCGTCGGGTTTGAGGTCATCACCAAAGTCCCGCCCACCCTGCACACGCCCCTCATGTCGGGCGCCAACGCCATCTCGGGCATCACCTTGCTAGGGGCAGTCCTGATCGCGGGCAGTGACGGCAGCTCCCTGGCCAGCGGCCTGGGCTTTGCCGCCGTCGTGCTTGCCACCATCAACGTTGTGGGGGGCTTTCTGGTTACCGATCGCATGCTGCAGATGTTCAAAAAATAG
- a CDS encoding NAD synthetase — protein MSDYLPTVIQLSYIVAVSLFILGLKNLGSPATARKGNLLSATGMLLAVAVTLLQQQIVSYSTILLGLAVGAAIGAILARQVVMTAMPQMVGFFNGLGGAASALVALGEFWRSLGGGVPLAAIVTIVLGVAIGGLTLTGSLIAVGKLQGVISGQPLTFPLQRPANALLLAGLLACSAYLLVSPESQLVLLATTGIAALLGILLVVPIGGGDMPVIISLLNSLSGLAASAAGFVVGNNMLIVAGALVGASGLILTQIMCKGMNRSLPSVLFGAFGGGSAATAGTAGAQDERSVRSIDPEEAAMMLRYANSVVIVPGYGMAVAQAQHAIRELSDLLEQAGVDVKYAIHPVAGRMPGHMNVLLAEANVPYPQLYDMDDINPYFEKTDVALVVGANDVVNPAARHDASSPIYGMPILAVEQASNTIAIKRSLGQGFSGVENELFFKDRTMMLFGGAKEVVGQLVTEVKQL, from the coding sequence GTGAGCGATTATTTGCCCACTGTCATCCAACTCAGCTACATCGTTGCGGTGTCGCTTTTCATCCTAGGGCTCAAAAACCTGGGATCCCCCGCAACAGCTCGAAAAGGCAACCTGCTGTCGGCCACCGGCATGTTGCTGGCTGTGGCCGTCACGCTGCTCCAGCAGCAGATTGTCAGCTACTCGACTATCCTGCTGGGCCTGGCGGTTGGCGCCGCCATTGGGGCCATCCTGGCGCGGCAGGTCGTCATGACGGCCATGCCCCAAATGGTGGGCTTTTTTAACGGCCTGGGCGGTGCCGCTTCGGCCCTGGTTGCCCTGGGCGAGTTTTGGCGCTCGCTCGGGGGCGGCGTTCCGCTCGCCGCGATCGTCACCATCGTGCTGGGGGTCGCAATTGGCGGGCTGACGCTGACGGGAAGCTTGATTGCTGTCGGCAAGCTGCAAGGGGTCATTAGCGGTCAACCCCTGACGTTCCCGCTGCAACGACCGGCAAATGCCCTACTGCTGGCCGGATTGCTGGCCTGCAGTGCCTACCTGCTGGTCAGTCCCGAGAGCCAGTTGGTCTTGCTAGCCACCACCGGCATTGCAGCGCTGTTGGGCATTTTGCTCGTCGTTCCCATTGGCGGGGGCGACATGCCCGTTATTATTTCGTTGCTGAATTCGCTATCCGGCTTAGCTGCCAGCGCCGCCGGCTTTGTTGTGGGCAACAACATGCTGATTGTGGCCGGCGCGCTCGTTGGCGCTTCGGGCCTGATCCTGACCCAAATCATGTGCAAGGGCATGAACCGCTCGCTGCCCAGCGTCCTGTTTGGGGCCTTTGGCGGCGGTAGTGCCGCCACAGCTGGCACTGCGGGAGCGCAGGACGAGCGCTCGGTCCGCTCCATCGACCCCGAAGAAGCCGCCATGATGCTGCGCTATGCCAACTCGGTAGTCATCGTGCCTGGGTACGGCATGGCTGTTGCCCAAGCGCAGCACGCCATCCGCGAGCTCTCCGATCTGCTCGAGCAAGCCGGTGTGGATGTTAAGTACGCCATCCATCCGGTGGCGGGCCGCATGCCAGGGCACATGAATGTGCTGTTGGCCGAGGCCAACGTGCCCTACCCCCAGCTCTACGATATGGACGACATTAACCCTTACTTTGAAAAAACCGATGTCGCCCTGGTGGTGGGGGCTAACGATGTCGTCAATCCGGCTGCCCGCCACGATGCCAGCAGTCCCATTTACGGCATGCCGATTTTGGCTGTGGAGCAAGCGAGCAACACTATCGCCATCAAGCGCAGCCTGGGCCAGGGCTTCTCGGGCGTTGAGAACGAGCTGTTCTTCAAAGACCGCACCATGATGCTGTTTGGCGGCGCCAAAGAGGTGGTGGGACAGCTAGTGACCGAGGTCAAACAGCTCTAG
- a CDS encoding ABC transporter substrate-binding protein, producing MDGWRKLKHNPLARLGGLLLLVFYLAVIGADFVAPYDPYVAQPKGSLLPPTQIHWQNQQGEFVWPYVYPTQQGPVRLETGERQLRVDREQPARLTLFARGSTYQLFQLKLPLPPDFRQVEIWPGIECDRHLFGTRGPAKFNLLGTDEQGRDQFSRLVHGGRISLSIGLVGIAVSFPLGMLIGGLSGYFGGWLDAALMRLVEVLMAIPSLYLLVALSAVLPPGLSSAQQFLLIVVVLSLVNWPGLARVIRGQTLSLKEREFVEASRAMGASSFYTIARQILPQTVTYAIIQATLAVPSFIVAESILSLIGLGIQQPDPSWGNMLSLATNASVVVLQPWLIWPPALLIVLTVWAFNLLGDGLRDALDPRTLQ from the coding sequence ATGGATGGGTGGCGCAAGCTCAAGCACAACCCGCTCGCTCGCTTGGGGGGCTTGCTGCTACTCGTTTTTTATCTGGCCGTTATTGGGGCCGACTTTGTTGCCCCCTACGACCCCTACGTTGCGCAGCCCAAGGGGTCGTTGCTACCGCCGACCCAAATCCACTGGCAGAACCAACAGGGCGAGTTTGTCTGGCCCTACGTTTATCCCACCCAGCAAGGCCCCGTCCGACTGGAAACGGGCGAGCGGCAGTTGCGCGTTGATCGGGAGCAGCCCGCCCGGTTGACGCTGTTTGCGCGCGGTTCCACCTACCAGCTATTCCAGCTCAAGCTGCCGCTACCGCCCGATTTTCGGCAAGTTGAAATTTGGCCCGGCATTGAATGCGATCGGCACCTGTTCGGGACGCGCGGACCGGCCAAGTTCAACCTGCTAGGCACCGACGAGCAAGGGCGGGACCAGTTCAGCCGCCTCGTTCACGGCGGCCGCATTAGCCTTAGCATCGGGTTGGTGGGCATTGCTGTCTCGTTCCCGCTGGGCATGCTCATCGGCGGCCTGTCGGGCTACTTTGGCGGCTGGCTCGATGCAGCCCTGATGCGCTTGGTGGAAGTGCTGATGGCGATCCCCTCGCTTTATTTGCTCGTGGCGCTATCGGCCGTTTTGCCACCGGGGCTGAGCAGCGCCCAGCAGTTTTTGCTGATCGTCGTCGTCCTGTCGCTGGTCAACTGGCCGGGGCTGGCGCGCGTCATCCGGGGCCAGACGCTATCGCTCAAAGAGCGCGAGTTCGTCGAGGCCTCTCGCGCTATGGGGGCTAGTTCGTTCTACACCATCGCTCGCCAAATCCTGCCCCAGACCGTGACCTACGCCATCATCCAGGCCACGCTGGCCGTCCCCAGCTTTATTGTGGCCGAATCCATCCTGAGCTTGATTGGGCTGGGCATCCAGCAGCCCGATCCGTCATGGGGCAACATGCTCTCGCTGGCCACCAACGCCTCAGTCGTGGTGCTGCAGCCTTGGTTGATTTGGCCGCCGGCGCTGTTGATCGTGCTGACGGTCTGGGCCTTCAACCTGCTAGGGGATGGCCTGCGCGACGCGCTCGATCCGCGCACGCTGCAGTAG
- the cbbX gene encoding CbbX protein, which translates to MSQATSWGSRQPEQEPEEEEQPEEEQGVSLDEISTDEPIDLEKEFKDARIQEVLDKLDEELVGLQPVKERIREIATLLLVGRIRKRMGLHAADPGLHMCFTGNPGTGKTTVATRMADILYRLGYVRKGHLVAVTRDDLVGEYIGHTAPKTKEVLKNAMGGVLFIDEAYYLYRPENERDYGQEAIEILLQFMENQRDDIVVILAGYDHLMEKFFQSNPGMRSRIAHHIEFPDFTPDELLEISRRMIEGYQYRFSAEAEKAFRDYIERRMQMPHFANARSVRNAIDRIRLRHAKRLFSSGRQLTTGDLITIESDEILASRVFKDGLPDSAQELEQAHANDGAAGN; encoded by the coding sequence ATGAGTCAAGCGACCAGTTGGGGATCCCGGCAACCCGAGCAGGAGCCCGAAGAAGAGGAGCAGCCGGAAGAAGAACAAGGGGTCTCATTGGATGAGATCTCCACCGACGAGCCCATCGACCTGGAAAAAGAATTCAAGGATGCCCGCATCCAGGAAGTCCTCGACAAGCTGGACGAGGAGCTAGTCGGCCTGCAGCCGGTCAAAGAGCGCATCCGCGAAATCGCGACCTTGCTGCTGGTGGGTCGGATCCGCAAGCGCATGGGCTTGCACGCTGCCGACCCTGGGTTGCACATGTGCTTTACCGGCAACCCCGGCACGGGCAAGACCACCGTGGCCACGCGCATGGCCGACATTCTCTACCGTTTGGGCTACGTCCGCAAGGGGCACCTCGTTGCCGTTACGCGCGACGACCTGGTTGGCGAGTACATCGGCCACACGGCGCCCAAGACCAAAGAGGTGCTCAAAAACGCCATGGGTGGCGTGCTGTTTATCGATGAGGCCTACTACCTTTACCGGCCCGAGAACGAGCGCGACTACGGTCAGGAAGCGATCGAGATTCTGCTGCAGTTCATGGAGAACCAGCGGGACGACATCGTGGTCATCCTGGCCGGCTACGACCACCTCATGGAGAAATTCTTCCAGAGCAACCCGGGCATGCGATCCCGCATTGCCCACCACATCGAGTTTCCGGACTTTACGCCGGATGAGTTGCTCGAGATCTCGCGTCGCATGATTGAAGGCTACCAGTATCGCTTTAGTGCGGAAGCTGAAAAGGCCTTCCGCGACTACATCGAGCGGCGCATGCAGATGCCCCACTTTGCCAACGCGCGCAGCGTCCGCAATGCCATCGACCGCATCCGGCTGCGCCATGCCAAGCGGCTGTTTTCGAGCGGCCGGCAGCTAACCACCGGCGATTTGATTACCATTGAGTCCGATGAGATCCTGGCCAGCCGGGTCTTTAAGGACGGTCTGCCCGATAGCGCACAAGAGCTCGAACAGGCGCATGCCAATGACGGAGCCGCTGGCAACTGA
- a CDS encoding ribulose bisphosphate carboxylase small subunit encodes MRLTQGTFSFLPDFTDDEIRAQVQYAINNGWVINVEFTDDPHPRNNQWEMWGLPMFDMKDPEAIMYEINECRKAYPNYYIKVNAYDNTLERQSMALSFIVNRPTDDDPGFLLQRQETNDRHIHYMMTSYAVAENPAGERYSK; translated from the coding sequence ATGCGACTGACGCAAGGAACCTTTTCGTTCTTGCCCGATTTCACCGACGATGAAATCCGCGCGCAAGTTCAGTACGCCATCAACAACGGCTGGGTCATCAACGTCGAGTTCACCGACGACCCTCACCCGCGCAACAACCAGTGGGAGATGTGGGGCCTTCCCATGTTCGACATGAAGGACCCCGAGGCCATCATGTACGAGATCAACGAGTGCCGCAAAGCGTATCCCAACTACTACATCAAGGTTAATGCCTACGACAATACGCTCGAGCGGCAGAGCATGGCCCTGTCCTTTATCGTCAACCGGCCCACCGACGACGATCCTGGCTTCCTGCTGCAGCGGCAGGAGACCAACGACCGCCACATCCACTACATGATGACCAGCTACGCCGTGGCCGAGAATCCGGCCGGCGAGCGCTACAGCAAGTAA
- the rbcL gene encoding ribulose-bisphosphate carboxylase large subunit (type III RuBisCO; involved in carbon fixation) yields MAEEFEKGPIQDPEKRYQPGVIPYAQMGYWDGDYTPKDTDILCVFRVTPQEGVPPEEAAAAVAGESSTATWTVVWTDRLTTYTHYQAKAYHVEQVPGQSNQFFAYIAYDIDLFEEGSIANLTASIIGNVFGFKALKALRLEDMRIPPHYIKTFQGPATGIVRERERIDKYGRPLLGATTKPKLGLSPKNYGRVVYEALKGGLDMVKDDENINSQPFMRWRDRYLYVMEAVHKANAATGEVKGHYLNVTAATMEDIYERAEFAKEVGSPIIMIDLVAGQSAIQSIAKWARANGMLLHLHRAGHATYTRQKNHGVSFRVIAKWMRMAGVDHLHAGTVVGKLEGDPNMIAGYYDTLRERHQQPDRMKGIFFEQDWASMPGCLPVASGGIHAAQAHELLYYLGEDTMLQFGGGTIGHPMGIAAGATANRTAIEAIIQARNEGRDYFNEGPDILNKAAKWCTPLKQALDTWKDISFNYAPTDTPDYAATPTGS; encoded by the coding sequence ATGGCAGAAGAGTTTGAAAAGGGACCCATCCAAGACCCAGAAAAGCGCTATCAGCCGGGCGTGATTCCCTACGCCCAGATGGGCTACTGGGATGGCGATTACACGCCCAAAGACACGGACATCCTTTGCGTCTTCCGCGTCACCCCGCAGGAAGGCGTTCCGCCTGAAGAAGCAGCTGCGGCAGTCGCGGGCGAGTCCTCCACCGCCACTTGGACTGTGGTCTGGACGGACCGCCTAACGACCTATACGCACTACCAGGCCAAGGCCTATCACGTCGAACAGGTCCCCGGTCAGAGCAACCAGTTCTTTGCTTATATCGCCTACGACATCGACCTGTTCGAAGAAGGCTCCATTGCCAACCTGACGGCCTCCATCATCGGCAACGTCTTTGGCTTTAAGGCCCTCAAGGCCCTGCGGCTGGAGGACATGCGCATCCCGCCGCACTACATCAAGACCTTCCAAGGGCCGGCCACCGGCATCGTGCGCGAGCGGGAGCGCATCGACAAGTACGGTCGGCCGCTGCTGGGCGCCACCACCAAGCCCAAGCTGGGCCTCTCGCCCAAAAACTACGGGCGCGTCGTCTACGAGGCCCTCAAAGGCGGCCTCGACATGGTCAAAGACGACGAAAACATCAACTCCCAGCCCTTCATGCGCTGGCGGGACCGCTACCTCTACGTCATGGAGGCCGTGCACAAGGCCAATGCCGCCACGGGCGAGGTCAAGGGCCACTACCTCAACGTTACCGCGGCCACCATGGAGGACATCTACGAGCGGGCCGAATTCGCCAAGGAAGTGGGCAGCCCCATCATCATGATCGACTTGGTGGCCGGCCAGTCCGCCATCCAGTCCATCGCCAAGTGGGCCCGCGCGAACGGCATGCTGCTGCACCTGCACCGTGCCGGGCATGCCACCTACACGCGGCAGAAAAACCACGGTGTCAGCTTCCGCGTGATTGCCAAGTGGATGCGCATGGCCGGGGTGGATCACCTCCACGCCGGCACGGTGGTCGGCAAGCTGGAGGGCGACCCCAACATGATTGCCGGCTACTACGACACCCTGCGCGAGCGGCACCAGCAGCCCGATCGCATGAAGGGCATCTTCTTCGAGCAGGATTGGGCGTCCATGCCCGGCTGCCTGCCGGTCGCCTCCGGTGGCATTCACGCTGCACAAGCCCACGAACTCCTGTACTATCTGGGCGAAGACACCATGCTGCAGTTCGGTGGCGGCACCATTGGCCACCCCATGGGCATCGCCGCCGGTGCAACCGCCAACCGCACGGCAATCGAGGCCATTATCCAGGCCCGCAACGAAGGGCGTGACTACTTCAACGAAGGGCCCGACATCCTGAACAAGGCGGCCAAGTGGTGCACGCCGCTCAAGCAGGCCCTCGATACCTGGAAGGACATTAGCTTCAACTACGCCCCCACCGATACGCCGGACTACGCGGCAACGCCCACCGGCAGCTAA
- a CDS encoding DUF1499 domain-containing protein, with the protein MFAGQRPSNLGVRDGKLAPCPSTPNCVSSQSQDAERYIDPIKYRCSAQQAMAYLQQAIAQMPRTHTVTQQDRYLHVEFKTRLMGFVDDVEFYVDEGNGTIHVRSASRLGRSDLGTNRKRVETIRARFEALAG; encoded by the coding sequence ATGTTCGCCGGCCAGCGACCCAGCAATTTGGGCGTCCGGGACGGCAAGCTCGCGCCCTGTCCCAGTACGCCCAACTGCGTTAGCAGCCAAAGCCAAGACGCCGAACGCTACATCGATCCCATCAAGTACCGCTGCAGCGCGCAGCAGGCCATGGCATACCTGCAGCAGGCGATCGCGCAAATGCCGCGCACCCACACCGTCACCCAACAGGACCGCTACCTGCACGTGGAGTTCAAAACGCGCCTCATGGGCTTTGTGGACGATGTGGAGTTCTATGTGGATGAGGGCAACGGCACCATCCACGTGCGCTCGGCCTCGCGATTGGGCCGTTCCGATTTGGGCACCAATCGCAAGCGCGTTGAGACCATTCGCGCCCGCTTTGAAGCGCTAGCTGGCTGA
- a CDS encoding carboxyl-terminal protease, with product MICLILRRYLGPAILVALAVAACWLGGTSSAAALSEEQQVFARAWRIVNRTYWDENFNGQNWWFVRQDFLEQDWADREQTYQAIERMLATLDDPFTRLLRPDRYRNLQVNTSGELSGVGLQIDMASESGAIEVVAPIDGSPAAAAGIEPRDRILAVDGVSTSELSLDEAASRMRGPSGSRVRLTVEPASAPEASPREIELVRDRISLSPVRASLDRQSASFPVGYLRLAQFSANARSELAQALSELEEQGAQGYVLDLRSNPGGLLQAGIETARLWLDEGEIVQMVAREGTVQRYRASGDALTEAPLVVLIDRGSASASEILAGALQDNGRATLVGERTFGKGSVQSLFELPDETGLAVTVAKYETPSRRDIDASGIVPNRVVSQEPLSRDRLATEDDRQYRAAIRCLQAQSVLAEAAP from the coding sequence ATGATTTGCCTCATTCTGAGACGCTATCTCGGACCGGCCATCCTGGTGGCACTGGCAGTTGCCGCGTGCTGGTTGGGCGGCACGAGCAGCGCGGCCGCTTTGAGCGAAGAGCAACAGGTTTTTGCCCGCGCCTGGCGCATTGTCAATCGCACCTATTGGGACGAGAACTTCAACGGCCAAAACTGGTGGTTCGTTCGCCAGGACTTCCTGGAGCAGGATTGGGCGGATCGCGAGCAGACTTACCAGGCCATCGAGCGGATGCTGGCAACCCTAGACGATCCGTTTACGCGCTTGCTCCGCCCCGATCGCTACCGCAACCTGCAGGTCAACACCTCGGGTGAGCTCTCGGGGGTGGGGTTACAGATCGATATGGCCTCCGAGTCGGGCGCGATCGAAGTGGTTGCCCCCATCGATGGCTCGCCGGCTGCGGCGGCGGGCATCGAGCCGCGCGATCGCATCCTGGCCGTCGATGGGGTCAGCACGAGCGAGCTATCCCTAGATGAAGCCGCCAGCCGCATGCGCGGTCCCAGCGGCTCCCGGGTGCGACTGACAGTCGAGCCCGCGAGCGCGCCCGAGGCCTCGCCGCGAGAGATCGAGCTCGTGCGCGATCGCATCTCGCTCAGCCCGGTGCGGGCCAGCCTGGACCGCCAAAGCGCCTCATTCCCGGTGGGCTACTTGCGCCTGGCGCAATTCAGCGCCAACGCCCGCAGCGAACTCGCCCAGGCCCTCTCAGAGCTAGAGGAACAAGGGGCGCAGGGCTACGTGCTGGATTTGCGCAGCAACCCAGGGGGATTGTTGCAAGCCGGCATCGAGACAGCGCGCTTGTGGCTGGATGAAGGCGAAATCGTACAGATGGTCGCGCGCGAAGGGACCGTGCAACGCTACCGGGCGAGCGGTGACGCGCTCACCGAGGCGCCGCTAGTGGTGCTCATCGACCGCGGCTCGGCCAGCGCCAGCGAGATTTTGGCCGGCGCCCTGCAAGATAACGGCCGCGCCACCTTGGTGGGCGAGCGTACCTTCGGTAAGGGGTCGGTACAATCGCTGTTCGAGCTGCCCGATGAGACGGGCTTGGCTGTCACCGTAGCCAAGTACGAAACGCCGTCCCGACGCGACATTGATGCCTCCGGCATTGTCCCCAATCGGGTCGTGTCCCAAGAACCGCTCTCGCGTGATCGCCTCGCCACCGAGGACGACCGGCAGTACCGAGCGGCGATCCGGTGCCTGCAGGCCCAATCAGTACTGGCCGAGGCAGCACCGTAA